Proteins found in one Hirundo rustica isolate bHirRus1 chromosome Z, bHirRus1.pri.v3, whole genome shotgun sequence genomic segment:
- the MCIDAS gene encoding multicilin translates to MEQVGRRRAFGSICPNTVQGAPARLAKKPARPGGDTACMPPAARSPRAPPPRARRSGASPAPAAPALEVSALVPPPLDCTAYDFPLDEEVAFGPCTPQLQSSLLVQVPPQHLSSPELCWRDLADQHQKALGDALEANSQLQETLTQRQEELVTLRESNVQLKELASQARQLAAVLDCGVEQGSGVSAWYGSGQCGEVWDGAAEHSVLRNRTGLCGADRGTRASSRQQTLMLPQSADGTALPPPPLHPLPPSPASAAPAGTGLEDAECVDAMLRAVSEKCRAALRSLGSSEGDVSGDSLGGSPGHSPGGSPTAKRPRPGPRLHGAFRGLRTGRAAPRPVGGELEGGCSLRAALGEEGSIRTLAFPQGNAFTLRTAAGGHRFRWVPR, encoded by the exons ATGGAGCAGGTCGGCCGCCGCCGAGCCTTCGGCAGCATCTGCCCCAACACGGTCCAGGGCGCGCCCGCCCGCCTAGCCAAGaagccggcccggcccggcggggacACGGCGTGTATGCCTCCGGCCGCCCGGAGCCCCCGGGCTCCCCCGCCCCGTGCCCGCCGCAGCGGCGCCTCGCCggcccccgccgctcccgccctcG AAGTGTCAGCTTTAGTGCCACCACCACTGGATTGTACTGCCTATGATTTCCCACTCGATGAGGAGGTGGCTTTTGGGCCCTGCACCCCACAGCTGCAGAGTAGCCTGTTGGTGCAGGTGCCCCCACAGCACCTGTCTtctcctgagctgtgctggagggacCTGGCAGACCAGCACCAGAAAGCGTTGGGAGATGCCCTGGAAGCAAACAGCCAG ctgcaggagacCCTCACACAGAGGCAGGAAGAGCTGGTGACACTGCGGGAGAGCAACgtgcagctgaaggagctggcaAGTCAGGCCAGGCAGCTGGCCGCTGTCCTTGAC TGCGGGgtggagcagggcagtggggTGTCAGCGTGGTACGGCTCGGGGCAGTGCGGTGAGgtgtgggatggagcagcagagcacagtgTGCTGCGGAACAGGACTGGCCTGTGCGGTGCAGATCGCGGAACTCGCGCTTCCTCTCGCCAGCAGACGCTGATGCTCCCGCAAAGCGCCGACGGGacagcccttcctcctcctcctcttcatcctTTACCTCCTTCTCCCGCCTCCGCTGCCCCGGCCGGGACCGGCCTGGAGGATGCGGAGTGCGTGGACGCCATGCTGCGGGCCGTGTCGGAGAAGTGCCGCGCCGCCCTGCgcagcctggggagcagcgAGGGAGACGTGTCGGGGGACAGCCTCGGCGGCAGCCCGGGACACAGCCCGGgaggcagccccacagccaAGCGCCCGCGGCCGGGCCCGCGTCTGCACGGCGCCTTCCGCGGGCTGCGCAcgggccgcgccgcgccgcgcccggTCGGCGGGGAGCTGGAGGGGGGCTGCAGCCTGCGGGCGGCGCTGGGGGAGGAGGGCTCCATACGCACCCTGGCATTCCCGCAGGGAAACGCCTTCACTCTCCGCACCGCGGCCGGCGGGCACCGCTTCCGATGGGTGCCGCGCTGA